From the Bacteroidia bacterium genome, one window contains:
- a CDS encoding glycosyltransferase gives MTSPLVSIILATWNRAPLLRRAIASVRAQRWKHWELIIVDDGSTDGTQDLLAEVCRSDTRIKIFRHANAGPARSRNEGMRHARGDIVTFLDSDDEYLPEHLYSRMHLFQHDRDLPFVHGGILVSCDPSLAFVPDLDDTSRLIPLRDCAVGGTFFARRGVIESVGGWHEGYGEDADLLRRISLRYRLLRVDTPTYLYHRETADSRCTQAGEGA, from the coding sequence ATGACGTCCCCGCTCGTATCCATCATTCTCGCAACCTGGAACAGGGCTCCGCTGCTGCGGCGGGCCATCGCATCGGTGCGGGCGCAGCGCTGGAAGCACTGGGAGTTGATTATTGTGGACGACGGCAGCACCGATGGCACACAGGACCTGCTCGCGGAAGTATGTCGGAGTGATACGCGGATAAAAATATTCCGCCACGCCAACGCCGGTCCCGCCCGCAGCCGCAACGAGGGAATGCGGCATGCACGCGGCGACATTGTGACCTTCCTCGACTCCGACGACGAGTATCTGCCGGAGCATCTGTATTCCCGGATGCACTTGTTTCAACATGATCGGGACCTCCCATTCGTGCATGGCGGGATTCTCGTCTCGTGCGATCCCTCGCTCGCCTTCGTTCCCGATCTCGATGACACCTCGCGCCTCATCCCGTTGCGGGATTGCGCCGTGGGCGGCACCTTCTTCGCGCGCCGTGGCGTCATCGAGTCCGTCGGCGGCTGGCACGAAGGTTACGGCGAGGATGCCGATCTGCTGCGTCGCATATCACTGCGGTACCGCCTCCTCCGCGTGGACACGCCGACCTACCTCTACCACCGCGAGACCGCCGACAGCAGATGCACGCAGGCGGGGGAGGGTGCGTGA
- a CDS encoding DUF6051 family protein: MSYLSDYAALRAAWAAQRDMQPIEGMPYRLTQWRCTSNAADLLPGHASYRCAEHDLCFVAEAVSEVSASVSGSNEALAIADARIGENRDFIYHILAPAGVPRFNNAILLLHGLNEQHWEKCLPWALGLARRCSRPVILFPLALHMQRAGAGWCVPRAMRDVSLERMERTPGLTASSFSNAAISTRLHAQPSRLFWAAMQSCMDVTALAGLLRSGRHSLFGEGTTVDFFGYSIGAFLSQLLLMADASPLFRDARAVLFCGGTTLDRMHLVDRAILDGAAWEALLRFYGPDLPGHRMKDARLDHFLSDAHALGRAFRLMSTFEGSRAERETALEALRDRLIAVVLEGDTVITPLDTLAVLDGEHGRPGIVTHVLDFAYPYSHIMPFPVQPKHEALVEAALHAFLDTAAGQFCRDGA; this comes from the coding sequence ATGTCCTATCTCTCCGACTATGCGGCGCTGCGGGCGGCGTGGGCCGCTCAACGTGACATGCAGCCGATCGAGGGGATGCCGTATCGGCTCACGCAATGGCGCTGTACTTCGAACGCAGCCGACCTGCTCCCGGGCCATGCTTCCTATCGTTGTGCAGAGCACGACCTTTGCTTTGTGGCGGAGGCGGTTTCGGAGGTCTCCGCCAGTGTTTCGGGTAGTAACGAAGCGCTCGCGATTGCGGATGCACGCATAGGGGAAAACCGCGACTTCATCTATCACATTCTTGCTCCGGCAGGCGTGCCCCGCTTCAACAACGCGATACTCTTGCTGCATGGACTGAACGAACAGCATTGGGAGAAATGCCTGCCCTGGGCGCTGGGATTGGCGCGCCGCTGCTCGCGTCCGGTGATACTTTTCCCATTGGCGCTGCATATGCAGCGCGCCGGCGCTGGATGGTGCGTGCCGCGGGCGATGCGCGATGTGTCGCTCGAACGGATGGAGCGCACTCCCGGTCTCACCGCTTCCAGCTTCAGCAATGCGGCTATCAGTACGCGTCTGCACGCGCAACCGTCGAGGCTGTTCTGGGCGGCGATGCAGTCGTGTATGGATGTGACCGCGCTGGCCGGGTTGCTGCGATCGGGAAGACATTCGCTGTTTGGAGAGGGCACGACGGTGGATTTTTTCGGCTACTCCATCGGCGCATTTTTGTCGCAATTGCTGCTCATGGCGGATGCGTCCCCGCTGTTTCGGGATGCCCGCGCTGTCCTGTTTTGCGGAGGGACGACACTGGACCGCATGCATCTCGTGGACCGGGCGATACTCGACGGTGCCGCATGGGAAGCGCTCCTGCGATTTTACGGCCCGGATCTACCGGGACACCGTATGAAGGACGCGCGTCTCGATCACTTCCTTTCCGATGCACATGCGCTCGGCAGGGCGTTCCGGCTCATGAGCACCTTCGAGGGCAGTCGTGCGGAAAGGGAAACCGCGTTGGAGGCGCTGCGCGATCGCCTGATCGCCGTGGTGCTCGAGGGTGATACGGTGATCACACCGCTTGACACCCTTGCGGTGCTGGACGGTGAACACGGCCGCCCCGGAATCGTGACGCATGTGCTCGACTTCGCGTATCCGTATTCGCACATCATGCCGTTTCCTGTGCAGCCGAAGCACGAAGCGTTGGTGGAGGCGGCGCTTCATGCGTTTCTCGATACCGCCGCCGGGCAATTTTGTAGGGATGGAGCGTAA